The DNA window GTGGAACCTGATGCCCGGCGCGACCTTCGCCAACGACCGGGTGGTGGTCAGCGCCGCCCTTGAACCCGCGTACGAGGTGGGCGGCGACGCCTTCGACTACGCGCTCAACGGCGACGTGCTCCGGCTGTCGATCTTCGACGCCATGGGCCACGACACCTCGGCCGGGCTGACCGCCACCATCGCGGTCGGCTGCTGGCGCAAGCACCGCCGCGAGGGCGCCGACGTGCTGGCCGCCGGGGAGGCCGTGGACGACGCCATCGCCCGGCAGTTCGCCACCACCCGCTTCGCGACCGGCGTCCTCGCCGACCTGGACACGCGGACCGGCTGGCTGGTGTGGGCCAACCGGGGGCATCCCGCGCCGGTGGTGCTGCGCCGCGGCCAGCTCGTCGCCACCCTCGACGCCCCGTTCGGCGCCCCGATGGGGCTCGGTCTGGGCCTGCCCGCCGAGCTGGGCCGCTACCAGCTCGAACCGGGCGACCGGCTGCTCCTCTACACCGACGGCGTCATCGAGGCCCAGGACCCGCAAGGGGAGCTGTTCGGGCTGCAGCGGTTCATCGACTTCGTCATCAAGCGCGAGGCCGGCGGCGTGTCCGCTCCCGAGACCCTGCGCCGGCTGGTCAACACGATCCTCGACCACCAGCGCGGCTGGCTCCAGGACGACGCGACGGTCCTGCTCGTCGAATGGCGCCCCTCGCGGCCGGACGGCGGCGTCAGCGGGAGCTCCACCTGATCTCGTACGGCTTCAGGTCGTACGTCTCGCCGTCCACCTCCGTGGACGCCCGCGCGTCGGAGGTGTTGACCAGCAGCAGCTGCTCCGGCTGGGCCAGCACCCGGACCTTCGGGTCGGAGGAGCCGACCTCGTCCAGCTTCGCCCCGGCGGGGAACCACTTCACGAAGTTCTCGACGAGCCGCTGCGTGGCGGTCGGCGCGCCGGTGCGCGGGTCCCACAGGCAGCCGTTGCAGCCGGCGTCCTTGGTCTGCGGGTTCCAGTAGAGGGCGGTGGCGGCGCCGCTGCGCGCGAACTCCATCATCGAGGCGGCCTGCACGGCCAGGCGTTTGCCCTCGGGCCAGGTGGTGCCGTCCTCGGGCTGGAAGTACCACTCCGACCACCAGATCGGCATGTCGCCCGTCTTCTCGCGCAGCCAGGTGGTGACCGCGCCGAACTTGCTCAGCGCGCCGAACTCGTCGGGCAGCAGCTCGTGGGCGTCGGTGGGGGAGGCGCCGTCCACGACGATGAAGTCGGCGCCCTTCTTGTGCTCGTACCAGTAGTCGAAGGCGTCGAGGACGTTCTGGTTGATCACGCCCCAGTCGCCGCGCAGCTCGGAGCGGCCGGTCTTGTTGCTGTCGAAGCCGAGGTAGGGGCCGCCGACCTTGGCGTCGGGGCGGACCGCCTTCACCGCGTCGTAGACCTTGTTGTAGAGCTGCGTGTAGCCCTTGTAGTCGGCGGGCTTGGAGTGGTCCTTCCAGAAGCCCTTGAACTCGTTCCAGACCATGAAGTACTCGACGTCGCGGTAGCGCTCGGCGACCGTGGCGGCCAGCTTGGCGAAGTCGTCGAAGTGCTGGGGGTAGGGGGCGTCCTCCAGGTGCTCGGCCCAGCCCTCCTCGGAGGTCGGGCCCTCGGGACCGCCCTTCATCCAGTCGGGGGCGCAGCAGAGGGTGATGATCTGGGTGCCTCCGGACGCCTTGATGAAGCCCGTCCGGCTGTCGAGGTCCTCCCAGAAGTACTCCTGGCGGCGGGGCTGCGGGTTGAGCGCGCCGAAGCCCATGATGTGCTGGTTCTGCAGCATGGGGGTCTGCGAGAGCGAGCGGGCGACGGTCTGCTCGAAGCGCGGGGTGATGTTGTTGGCGCTGGTGCCGGTGTGGGTGAAGCCCCAGCGCGGCCAGCCGGGGTCCACGGCCGGCGGCTTGGACGCGCCGGCCTGCTGCGCCGCGCTCGACTCGGGGCTCGCCCCCGACGTGGGCTGCCCGGCGTCAGGGCCGGTGCCGCCCGTGCCGCACGCGGCCACGATCATCGCCAGCGCGGCCGCGGCGAACGCCCCCGCGGGCCGCCTCCACATTGTCTTCCCGCTGTTCGCTGCCACCCAGATCCACCCGCTTCTGATGAATTGTCGTTGTGAGCATCGCACGGCACGGCCCGTGCGAGGATCCCCGATCGGCCCGGCGGCGCGCGGGCGGCTCATCCGCGCACCCGCAGGTCCGCGAAGAGCGCCCGGTGGTCGGAGCCCGGCAGGTCGTGGATCCGTACGGCGACCGCCCCCGCGCGGCCGTCGGTGAGCACGTGGTCGATGGCCACGAGCGGTGGGAGCCGGCGCATCGGCCAGGTCGGCACGAGCCCCTGGCCGGTGGCCGCCGCGGCGTCGGTGTAGCCGGTGTCCAGCAGGCCGCGGAACACGGCATGGTCCAGCGTCGCGTTGAAGTCGCCGGCCAGGACGCGCGGCGGCCCGCTGGACGGCGCGGGCGGCAGCGTGGCCACCCCGGCGTGCCACTCGGGGACCGTCGAGGGCACCGGCGCGACCGGGTGCACGACGACCACCTCGACCGCCCGGCCGCCGGGCAGCGCCACCTCGGCCACCGGCATGTGGTGCCCGACCGGCTGGAACAGCCCGGTGCGCTCGCGCAGCGGGTAGCGGGCGTACAGGCCGCTGCCCACGGGCCCCCACGTCGCCGGCCTGGCCACGTGGTGCGGCAGCAGGCTCTCCAGCCCGGCCGCCCGCAGCCGCTCCTGCGCGGAGAAGGTGAGCTCCTGGAGGCTCAGCACGTCCACGTCATGGGCGCGGACCAGGCCGACGATCGTCTCCGCGTCGGCCCGGCCGCCGTTGAGGTTGGCCGTCAGCAGCCGGAGCGGCCGCCCCTCCGCGGGCGCGGCGCCCGCGACGGCGCGCGGGACGACGCACCAGGCCAGGCAGACGCACACGGCCAGCATGACGGCGGTCGCCGCCCTGCTCCTGACGGCGACCGCCAGCCCCAGCGTCAGCAGCGCGGCGAGCGCGAAGTACGGCGTGAACGAGACCAGCGGCACCAATAGCACCCCGGACTCCAGGCCGCCGAGCCGCACGGCCGTCCCCGCCGCGAACAGCACGGACACCGCCACGGCCAGCCGCCCCGCCCACCGCCGCACGGGCCTGGACCGCGCGGCGGCACCGCTCGCCACCTCTTGCGTTAACACAGGGACGCACTCTAGGCGGCCTTCATGAGATTTCCATGATGGGCGCGGGCGGCGGACGCCGCTTTTACGGAACGCGGGCGGGGGGCGCGGGCGGGGCCGGGTCGTCGGCCGGGTCGCGGAAGGCACAGGTGAAGACGTGCTCACCGGAGCCGGCGACGATCGGCGCGGCCTCATCGCCGTCGTGCGGGAGGTGGATGGTGGCGGTCGTGTTCGGGGGGACGACGACGCGCAGCTCCAGGCGTCCGCCCGCGCGGGGGACGACGTTCCGCGTGCTGCTGCCCCTGCACCGCCCCGACGCGTGAGGGTCCGGTCAGCGGCGGTGGGTGGCGTCGCTGCGGTAGTCCGTGTACGTGTACGGGTTGTCGAGGATCTTCGTCTCCGGGATGTCCGGGTTCATCCCCTGCCGCCACGCCTCCTCGCCCATCTCGGCCCGCAGGTAGGAGACGGTGTCCTCGACCTGGCGGCGGGCGGCGGCGAGGTCGACGCCGACCAGCTCGTGCTCGTGCTTGACCACCCGCCCGTTCACCAGGACGGTGTGCACGTCGCCGCGCTGCGCCTGGAACGCCACGTGCCCGAACGGGTTGAGCACCGGGAACGACACCGGCGAGCGGTCGTTCTTGATCAGCACGAGGTCGGCCTTCTTGCCCGCGGCCACCACGCCGAGGTCGTCGCGGCCGAGCGCGCGGGCGCCGCCCCTGGTCGCCCACTCCACGACCTGGTCGGCGCGGAGCCCGGCGTGCGTGACGGTCTCGCCCTTGGTGTGCGCCTCCAGGTGCTCGCGCGAGCGGTCGGCGCCGAGCGTGGCGCGCATGGCGGAGAACAGGTCGCCGCTCCACCACACGCTGGTGTCCATGGACAGCGAGACGGGGATGCCGTGCGCGCGCAGCGCCCACGTGGGCGGGTACCCCTGGCCGGCGCTCTGCTCGCTCTCCGTCGAGACCGACACCGAGCCGCCGGTGGCCGCGATGCGGTGGTAGGAGTCGGCCGACAGCGAGGCCGCGTGCACGTAGATCGTCTCAGGGGTCATGAAGCCGTGCTCGTGCATGAGCCTGATGCCCTCGTCGCTGGTCGCGCCCCACACCCCGGCGTGGGTGGTGACCGGGACGCCGAGCTCGCGGGCCACCTCGAAGGCGGCCTTCTCCGGGAAGGCCGGGTCGCCCAGCACGTCGAAGGCGAGCTGGAAGCCCAGCAGGTCGTCGCCGGTGATCCGGCGGCGGACGAAGTCGCGGAACTCGGGGGCGGTGGTCCACTCGGCGGGCGGCTGCTGGATGTTGCCGTAGGCGAGCACGTAGCGGCCCGGCACCGAGCGCAGCGCGTCCACGGCGGCGTCGGCGTGCTCCACCGTGCGCAGCCCGTGCGACCAGTCGACGACGGTGGTGACGCCGGCGTCCAGCGCCTCGATCGCGGCCAGCACGTTGCCCGCGTGCACGTCCTGCGGCCGGAACAGCTTGCCGTGCTCCAGGTAGAACCAGACGAAGTACTGGGTGAGCGTCCAGTCGGCGCCGTAGCCGCGCAGCGCGGTCTGCCACATGTGCCGGTGGGTGTCGATCATGCCGGGCATCACGATGCCGCCGGTGGCGTCGATGACCAGGGCGTCCTCCGGCGCCCGCAGGCCGGGGCCGACCTCGGCGATGCGGTCGCCGGTCACCAGGACGTCGGTGTCCTCCAGCACCGTGCGGGTGCCCTCCATCGGCAGCACGGTGCCGCCGCGCAGCAGTACGGGCCGTCCGGCCCCGGCTTCGTTCCGCTCGCTCATCCTGGGCTCCTAGATCTTCCGAACGGTTGTCCGCTACACGGTCATGCTGTTCGCCGTAACTCTACGATTGGGCGTTCGGCTGTCAAGGGCCTATGCCCCGTCGCCGGGGATGTGCCAGAATCCGGGTTGCGGACAGGTGTCCGTATAACGGAGGGAGAGCTGCATGGTGGACGACGGGGGCGGGCCGCTCAAGGGCGTGCTGGTGGCCGACTTCTCCCGCGTCCTGGCCGGACCCTACGCCACGATGCTGCTGGCCGACCTGGGCGCCGACGTCGTCAAGGTCGAGGGCCCCCAGGGCGACGACACCCGGAGCTGGACGCCGCCCGTGCGCGGCGAGGTCTCGACGTACTATCTCGGCGTCAACCGCGGCAAGCGCTCCGTCGCGCTCGACCTGCGCGACCCCGGCGACGCCGCCGCGGCCCGCGAGCTGGCCCGGCGCGCCGACGTCCTGATCGAGAACTTCCGGCCGGGCGGCCTGGCGAAGTACGGCCTCGACTTCGCCGCCGTACGGGCCGCCAACCCCGGCGTCGTGTACGCCTCCATCAGCGGCTTCGGCTCCGGCCCCGGCGCCCGCGTGCCCGGCTACGACCTCATGGTGCAGGCCATGTCCGGCCTGATGAGCCTGACCGGCGAGCCCGGCGGGCCGCCCTACCGGGCCGGGATCTCCGTTTTCGACGTCATGGCGGGCAACCACGCGGTGATCGGCATCCTGGCCGCGCTCCGCCACCGCGAGGCCACGGGGGAGGGGCAGCACGTCGAGGTCAACCTGCTGTCCTCGGCGCTCACCGGGCTGGTCAACCACAGCTCCGCGTACGTGGCGGGCGGCGTCGTGCCGTACCGGATGGGCAACGCGCACCCGAGCGTGTTCCCGTACGAGCCGCTGCCGACCGCCGACGACGACCTCATCGTCGCCGCCGCCAACGACGGCCAGTTCAGGAAGCTGTGCGAGGTGCTCGGCATCCCGGAGACCGCCGACGACCCGCGCTTCGCCCGCAACGCCGACCGCACCGCCCGCCGCGAGGAGCTCCGGCCGATCCTGGTGGCGGCGCTGGCCGCCAAGGGCGCGGTCGAGTGGTTCGAGCTGCTGGTCGAGGCCGGGGTGCCGAGCGGGCCCATCCAGACCATCGACGGCGGCTTCGCCATGGCCGAGCGGTTCGGGCTGGACCCGGTCGTCGAGGTGGGCGAGGGCGAGCGGGCGGTGCCGACCACCCGTCACCCCATCCGCTTCTCCGCCACGCCCGCGCGCTACGCGCTGCCGCCGCCCGAGCTCGACGAGCACGGCGCGGAGCTGCGCGAGTGGCTCGCCGGCCCGGACCGGCCGCTCGGAGGGGAGAGCGCGTGAGCGAGCGCGACTATCCGACGGCGCTCGGGGCGTCGTCCCCGACGACGATCACCCTGCTCGGGCAGGACCTCGCCGAGGACGTCATGGGCCACGTGGGCTTCGGCGAGCTGGCGTTCTGGCTGGCCGCCCAGCGCCGGCCCACGGCGGGCGAGGCCCGCGTGTTCGAGGCGGTGCTCGCCGCGCTGGCCGACCACGGGTTCACGCCGACCGCGATCGTGACGCGGCTGACGTACCTGTCGGCGCCGGACTCGGTGCAGGGGGCGCTGGCGGCCGGGCTGCTCGGCGGCGGCTCGCGCTTCCTCGGCGTCACCGAGGACTGCGGCCGGTTCCTCGCCGGCGTGCTGCGCGCGTGCGAAGGGCCGCTGCCGGCCGACGACGCCGGCTGGGACGCGCTCGCCCTGGAGACCGTACGCGCCCGCAGGGAGCGCCGCGAGCTCATCCCCGGCCTCGGCCACCACGTGCACAAGGACGGCGACCCGCGCACGCCCCGGCTGTTCGCCATCGCCGCCGAGGAGGGCCTGGTCGGCCCGCACCTGTCGCTGTTCGCCGCCGTCGGCCGGGTCCACCCCCAGGTGCTCGGCAGGACGCTGCCGCTGAACGGCGCCGGGGTGTGCGGCGCCGCCCTCGCCGACCTCGGACTGCCGCTGGAGCTGCTACGCGCCTTCGCCCTGCTGGCGCGGACCGCCGGGCTCATCGGGCAGCTCGCCGAGGAGCTGCGCCACCCCGTGGCCAACGACATCTTCCTGTCCGTGGACCTCAACAACCGGTCCATCCCCCCCGAGCCGTACGCCGACGGAGGTCTGCATGGCTGAGATCGTCGCGGTCATCGCGTCCACCCACCATCCCTTCTACTACCGGGCGTCCACGGCCACCGGCGCCGA is part of the Nonomuraea coxensis DSM 45129 genome and encodes:
- a CDS encoding PP2C family protein-serine/threonine phosphatase, which translates into the protein MRGDEVGEGMLGALLRAGSLASLEDLPVLVTEHAGRAGLAHPMLYVADLQQQFLLPLPGQRDETGAPLDRVPIDTTIPGLAFRTMEPVQARTAVAAGEPAEPFTGEGPRRLWAPLTSGTERLGVIGVIVPHAGAGVLTRLTRLAGLVTLLVQSKRAFSDGYAQLVRTRPMALSAEVLWNLMPGATFANDRVVVSAALEPAYEVGGDAFDYALNGDVLRLSIFDAMGHDTSAGLTATIAVGCWRKHRREGADVLAAGEAVDDAIARQFATTRFATGVLADLDTRTGWLVWANRGHPAPVVLRRGQLVATLDAPFGAPMGLGLGLPAELGRYQLEPGDRLLLYTDGVIEAQDPQGELFGLQRFIDFVIKREAGGVSAPETLRRLVNTILDHQRGWLQDDATVLLVEWRPSRPDGGVSGSST
- a CDS encoding xylan 1,4-beta-xylosidase, giving the protein MAANSGKTMWRRPAGAFAAAALAMIVAACGTGGTGPDAGQPTSGASPESSAAQQAGASKPPAVDPGWPRWGFTHTGTSANNITPRFEQTVARSLSQTPMLQNQHIMGFGALNPQPRRQEYFWEDLDSRTGFIKASGGTQIITLCCAPDWMKGGPEGPTSEEGWAEHLEDAPYPQHFDDFAKLAATVAERYRDVEYFMVWNEFKGFWKDHSKPADYKGYTQLYNKVYDAVKAVRPDAKVGGPYLGFDSNKTGRSELRGDWGVINQNVLDAFDYWYEHKKGADFIVVDGASPTDAHELLPDEFGALSKFGAVTTWLREKTGDMPIWWSEWYFQPEDGTTWPEGKRLAVQAASMMEFARSGAATALYWNPQTKDAGCNGCLWDPRTGAPTATQRLVENFVKWFPAGAKLDEVGSSDPKVRVLAQPEQLLLVNTSDARASTEVDGETYDLKPYEIRWSSR
- a CDS encoding endonuclease/exonuclease/phosphatase family protein gives rise to the protein MLTQEVASGAAARSRPVRRWAGRLAVAVSVLFAAGTAVRLGGLESGVLLVPLVSFTPYFALAALLTLGLAVAVRSRAATAVMLAVCVCLAWCVVPRAVAGAAPAEGRPLRLLTANLNGGRADAETIVGLVRAHDVDVLSLQELTFSAQERLRAAGLESLLPHHVARPATWGPVGSGLYARYPLRERTGLFQPVGHHMPVAEVALPGGRAVEVVVVHPVAPVPSTVPEWHAGVATLPPAPSSGPPRVLAGDFNATLDHAVFRGLLDTGYTDAAAATGQGLVPTWPMRRLPPLVAIDHVLTDGRAGAVAVRIHDLPGSDHRALFADLRVRG
- a CDS encoding amidohydrolase family protein, which translates into the protein MSERNEAGAGRPVLLRGGTVLPMEGTRTVLEDTDVLVTGDRIAEVGPGLRAPEDALVIDATGGIVMPGMIDTHRHMWQTALRGYGADWTLTQYFVWFYLEHGKLFRPQDVHAGNVLAAIEALDAGVTTVVDWSHGLRTVEHADAAVDALRSVPGRYVLAYGNIQQPPAEWTTAPEFRDFVRRRITGDDLLGFQLAFDVLGDPAFPEKAAFEVARELGVPVTTHAGVWGATSDEGIRLMHEHGFMTPETIYVHAASLSADSYHRIAATGGSVSVSTESEQSAGQGYPPTWALRAHGIPVSLSMDTSVWWSGDLFSAMRATLGADRSREHLEAHTKGETVTHAGLRADQVVEWATRGGARALGRDDLGVVAAGKKADLVLIKNDRSPVSFPVLNPFGHVAFQAQRGDVHTVLVNGRVVKHEHELVGVDLAAARRQVEDTVSYLRAEMGEEAWRQGMNPDIPETKILDNPYTYTDYRSDATHRR
- a CDS encoding CaiB/BaiF CoA transferase family protein, encoding MVDDGGGPLKGVLVADFSRVLAGPYATMLLADLGADVVKVEGPQGDDTRSWTPPVRGEVSTYYLGVNRGKRSVALDLRDPGDAAAARELARRADVLIENFRPGGLAKYGLDFAAVRAANPGVVYASISGFGSGPGARVPGYDLMVQAMSGLMSLTGEPGGPPYRAGISVFDVMAGNHAVIGILAALRHREATGEGQHVEVNLLSSALTGLVNHSSAYVAGGVVPYRMGNAHPSVFPYEPLPTADDDLIVAAANDGQFRKLCEVLGIPETADDPRFARNADRTARREELRPILVAALAAKGAVEWFELLVEAGVPSGPIQTIDGGFAMAERFGLDPVVEVGEGERAVPTTRHPIRFSATPARYALPPPELDEHGAELREWLAGPDRPLGGESA
- a CDS encoding citryl-CoA lyase yields the protein MSERDYPTALGASSPTTITLLGQDLAEDVMGHVGFGELAFWLAAQRRPTAGEARVFEAVLAALADHGFTPTAIVTRLTYLSAPDSVQGALAAGLLGGGSRFLGVTEDCGRFLAGVLRACEGPLPADDAGWDALALETVRARRERRELIPGLGHHVHKDGDPRTPRLFAIAAEEGLVGPHLSLFAAVGRVHPQVLGRTLPLNGAGVCGAALADLGLPLELLRAFALLARTAGLIGQLAEELRHPVANDIFLSVDLNNRSIPPEPYADGGLHG